One Phaseolus vulgaris cultivar G19833 chromosome 4, P. vulgaris v2.0, whole genome shotgun sequence DNA window includes the following coding sequences:
- the LOC137837370 gene encoding tryptophan aminotransferase-related protein 4-like has product MNLSFIVTFMIVLCGSNMIVCRGEWEAPWSRKAAEEAEAVAAIECSGHGSAYLDGLVLKGHKQVCECNPCYTGSDCSKLLSNCSANAGSGDPYFLEPFWKKHARSSAILVSGWHRMGYTYSDGSYISQLLVDHIQKLHDIVGNAITEGKHIVFGSGSTQLLNAAVYALSPDTSSLSPAKVVATPPYYPVYRTQTQFFNARNFSYEGSTSSWINKTDSNSTFIEFVTSPNNPDGKLTKGVLEGDNVKYIYDRAYYWPHYTAIPSPADDDLMIFTISKLTGHAGSRFGWAIIEDEAVYEKMLTYLDMNTMGVSREAQLRALKLLDVVLEGDDGKEIFKFAYSTMRHRWIKLKETISKSKRFSLQKLSSQYCTFFKRERDLSPAYAWLKCEREEDKNCYEILEAAGINGRTGSLYSDDDHYVRLSLIRSQYDFDILINKLKTLVAKQ; this is encoded by the exons ATGAATTTATCATTCATTGTTACATTCATGATTGTATTGTGTGGTTCAAACATGATTGTTTGCAGGGGAGAATGGGAAGccccttggagcagaaaagctgCAGAAGAAGCTGAGGCTGTGGCAGCCATAGAATGTTCAGGACATGGAAGTGCATACCTTGATGGTCTTGTTCTTAAAGGCCATAAACAAGTTTGTGAGTGCAATCCATGCTACACTGGATCTGATTGCTCCAAGCTGTTATCTAATTGTTCTGCCAATGCTGGAAG TGGGGATCCATATTTTTTGGAGCCATTTTGGAAGAAACATGCCAGAAGCAGTGCTATATTAGTATCAGGGTGGCACAGAATGGGTTATACTTATAGTGATGGATCATACATCTCACAACTATTGGTGGACCATATCCAAAAACTTCATGACATAGTTGGAAATGCAATAACTGAAGGAAAACACATTGTATTTGGAAGTGGCTCAACACAACTCCTAAATGCTGCAGTTTATGCCTTGTCTCCCGATACATCTTCACTATCTCCAGCAAAAGTAGTTGCCACACCACCATATTACCCT GTGTACAGAACACAGACACAATTTTTCAATGCTAGGAATTTTAGTTATGAAGGAAGCACATCCTCATGGATTAACAAGACAGATAGTAACTCTACATTCATTGAGTTTGTCACTTCACCAAACAATCCTGATGGAAAGTTGACTAAGGGAGTTCTTGAAGGTGATAATGTGAAATACATTTATGATCGTGCCTATTATTGGCCACATTACACTGCCATTCCTTCACCAGCTGATGATGATCTTATGATCTTCACAATTTCCAAGCTCACAGGCCATGCTGGGAGCCGATTTGG ATGGGCAATAATAGAGGATGAAGCAGTATATGAAAAGATGTTGACATATTTGGATATGAACACCATGGGAGTTTCCCGCGAGGCTCAGCTGAGAGCTTTAAAGCTTTTGGACGTTGTTCttgaaggagatgatggaaAAGAGATATTCAAATTTGCATATTCAACCATGAGACATCGTTGGATAAAGTTGAAAGAAACCATATCTAAATCAAAACGCTTTTCTCTGCAGAAACTGTCTTCCCAATACTGCACCTTCTTCAAAAGGGAAAGAGATCTCTCACCAG CTTACGCTTGGTTGAAGTGTGAGAGAGAAGAAGACAAAAACTGCTATGAAATCCTTGAAGCTGCTGGCATCAATGGTCGTACAGGAAGTCTATATAGTGATGATGATCATTACGTGCGTCTCAGTCTGATTAGAAGCCAATATGATTTTGATATACTCATAAACAAGCTCAAAACCCTTGTTGCTAAACAATAG